The following are encoded together in the Bradyrhizobium sp. CCGUVB1N3 genome:
- a CDS encoding FAD-binding oxidoreductase has protein sequence MSADVLIIGGGLHGLSAALHAARRGATVQLVERHFLGRHASGATAAGVRTLGRDVAELPLSLEAARDWQDMERLVGDDCGFVACGQLQVAEDEPSLTKIEMRIKRLQAMGHFHEQMVGPDEIRSFVPGISAHCLGGAWVSSDGSADPHRTIRAFRDAAIRAGVNITEECLVTALTRSATGWRAETSRGVFEAETVVNAAGAWADHVSELAGDPLQHAIRTSMMVVTERSAPRIKPVVASFGKKLSLKQTSQGTFLIGGGSQGKLAADRQSATVDVVALAASVQAAIRVFPELEDVRIVRTWVGMEAMTSDHRPVIGFSQQVEGLIHVFGFSGHGFQLVPSVGRVVADLICQGRTNHNLDAFCASRVSIERVAA, from the coding sequence ATGAGCGCCGACGTCCTGATTATAGGAGGCGGTCTGCACGGCCTTTCCGCCGCCCTTCACGCCGCGCGGCGAGGTGCGACTGTTCAGCTCGTCGAGCGACACTTTCTCGGACGACATGCTTCGGGCGCAACAGCCGCCGGTGTGCGCACCCTCGGTCGGGACGTTGCCGAACTGCCTCTCAGCCTCGAGGCTGCCAGGGACTGGCAGGACATGGAGCGTCTCGTCGGCGACGATTGTGGCTTCGTCGCCTGCGGCCAATTGCAAGTTGCCGAAGACGAGCCGTCGCTGACGAAGATTGAGATGCGTATCAAGCGGCTTCAAGCCATGGGCCATTTCCATGAGCAGATGGTCGGTCCCGATGAAATACGAAGCTTTGTGCCAGGCATATCCGCCCATTGCCTGGGTGGCGCATGGGTGTCCAGCGACGGCTCGGCCGATCCGCATCGAACCATCAGGGCCTTTCGAGATGCAGCCATCCGGGCCGGCGTAAATATCACCGAAGAATGCCTCGTGACGGCCTTGACCCGATCCGCGACCGGTTGGCGAGCCGAGACGTCGCGTGGCGTCTTCGAGGCTGAGACTGTCGTCAACGCGGCCGGTGCCTGGGCGGATCATGTTTCTGAACTTGCCGGTGATCCGCTGCAGCATGCGATCCGCACCTCTATGATGGTGGTGACGGAACGTTCCGCCCCCAGAATCAAGCCCGTCGTAGCGTCATTCGGCAAGAAGCTGTCGTTGAAACAGACCTCTCAGGGGACATTTCTCATTGGAGGCGGTTCTCAAGGGAAACTGGCAGCAGATCGGCAATCGGCCACCGTCGACGTCGTCGCGCTGGCAGCATCGGTGCAAGCAGCGATCCGCGTATTTCCCGAGCTGGAAGACGTACGGATCGTCAGAACATGGGTGGGTATGGAAGCGATGACCTCCGACCACCGTCCAGTCATCGGCTTTTCGCAGCAGGTCGAGGGCTTGATACATGTCTTCGGCTTTTCCGGACATGGATTTCAGCTCGTTCCATCCGTCGGACGGGTCGTCGCTGACTTGATCTGTCAGGGTCGAACCAATCACAATCTCGATGCCTTCTGCGCAAGCCGCGTCTCCATAGAAAGGGTGGCCGCATGA
- a CDS encoding FAD/NAD(P)-binding oxidoreductase: MSYDVAIVGAGPAGMSAAIRLRELGASVVVIDEQPSPGGQIFRGIERNTSSPVFPALGKDYQKGQALAAAFRASGAEYMPSTQVWQIEDGWNLFLTAEGKARRIAARAVLLANGAQERPVPFAGWTLPGVMTVGAAQILLKSGGMLPEGKVWIAGAGPLPLLYATQLLDLGGRIAGFLDTSTPPRLSALSRLPGAWRDFDGLLKGLRWLRGIKRSGVMVRGFSDLRAEGNERLEHLTWEVEGKRHRVEADVLLVHEGVVPRIHETLALDCAHHWNDEQGYLAAKLDRWGETSRKSLFVAGDASGIGGWLAATISGEIAALGIAGRLGISSETDRLRQRVPLDRRRERALALRPFLDAMYPPPRTRLADDVIACRCEEVTAGAIRAAARTCPADPSAVKAATRCGMGPCQGRQCGYTVQALLAEVHDLPVSEVRFFHIRPPLKPVTLGEIASLEKAEGAT, from the coding sequence ATGAGTTACGATGTCGCGATCGTCGGCGCGGGTCCAGCCGGTATGAGCGCTGCTATTCGCCTGCGCGAGCTCGGCGCTTCCGTAGTTGTCATCGACGAACAACCTTCGCCGGGCGGACAGATATTCAGAGGGATCGAGCGGAATACCAGTAGTCCTGTTTTCCCGGCGCTCGGCAAAGACTATCAGAAGGGACAGGCACTCGCGGCTGCCTTTCGGGCGTCCGGCGCTGAATACATGCCGTCGACACAGGTCTGGCAGATCGAAGACGGCTGGAATCTTTTTCTGACTGCCGAGGGTAAAGCCCGGCGTATCGCAGCTCGCGCGGTATTGCTTGCCAACGGAGCCCAGGAACGGCCAGTGCCGTTCGCAGGCTGGACCCTGCCGGGCGTGATGACCGTGGGGGCGGCGCAAATCCTTCTCAAATCCGGAGGGATGTTGCCCGAGGGCAAAGTCTGGATTGCCGGGGCCGGGCCGTTGCCGCTCCTCTATGCAACCCAGCTTCTTGACCTCGGGGGTCGCATTGCTGGCTTTCTCGACACTTCGACCCCTCCCCGCCTGTCCGCCTTGAGCCGTCTCCCCGGGGCCTGGCGTGACTTTGACGGCTTGCTCAAAGGCCTGCGATGGCTTCGCGGGATCAAGCGCAGCGGCGTGATGGTGCGGGGCTTCTCAGACTTGCGAGCCGAAGGCAACGAGCGCCTCGAGCATCTGACCTGGGAGGTGGAGGGAAAACGCCATCGCGTCGAAGCGGACGTGCTGTTGGTTCACGAGGGTGTCGTGCCGCGCATTCACGAAACGCTGGCGTTGGACTGCGCCCATCACTGGAACGACGAACAGGGATATCTGGCGGCGAAGCTCGACCGGTGGGGAGAAACCAGCCGCAAAAGTCTTTTCGTGGCCGGTGATGCGAGCGGAATCGGCGGCTGGCTGGCCGCGACCATTTCCGGAGAGATCGCTGCACTCGGCATCGCTGGCCGGCTTGGGATTTCCTCCGAAACAGACAGGCTTCGACAGAGGGTGCCTCTCGATCGACGCCGTGAGCGAGCGCTCGCATTGCGACCGTTCCTCGATGCCATGTATCCCCCTCCGCGGACCCGGCTCGCCGATGACGTCATCGCGTGTCGCTGCGAGGAAGTTACAGCCGGCGCTATTCGAGCCGCCGCACGCACCTGCCCCGCCGATCCCAGCGCGGTAAAGGCTGCGACACGTTGCGGAATGGGGCCCTGCCAAGGGCGCCAGTGCGGCTACACGGTTCAGGCGCTACTCGCAGAGGTCCATGATCTTCCGGTCAGCGAGGTCCGTTTCTTCCATATTCGTCCGCCGTTGAAACCGGTCACTCTTGGAGAGATCGCATCGTTGGAAAAAGCGGAGGGCGCGACATGA
- a CDS encoding (2Fe-2S)-binding protein, whose amino-acid sequence MEDSMFKSVREQLGKRSDMTVLVNGVETPAWDGETVASVLLRVPGAGRRSPVGGTPRLPYCQMGVCFECLAIVDGIASTQGCLVPVRPGMRIESQRGPREISR is encoded by the coding sequence ATGGAAGATTCGATGTTCAAAAGTGTGCGTGAACAGCTCGGCAAACGGTCCGACATGACCGTGCTCGTGAATGGCGTGGAGACGCCCGCCTGGGACGGCGAGACGGTTGCCAGCGTGCTTCTGCGCGTTCCCGGTGCGGGCCGTAGGTCGCCGGTCGGCGGGACGCCAAGGCTGCCTTACTGTCAAATGGGCGTTTGCTTCGAGTGTCTGGCGATCGTGGACGGAATTGCTTCCACTCAAGGATGTCTCGTTCCGGTCCGACCCGGGATGCGAATTGAAAGCCAGCGCGGGCCGCGGGAAATATCACGATGA
- a CDS encoding FAD-binding oxidoreductase, translating into MRVDADVIVIGGAVVGAALAYGFAKRGQEVIVLDGEDQDMRAARANFGLVWVQGKGSNAPAYHQLSRQSADLWPAFLRELTETIGMRVDYSRPGGMIYCLSEAEYEAREALNKRTHNYVPRNDTRMVDRRELERMMPAVGFGPEVVGASYCEADGHVNPLQLLAALQRGIVAAGGKILFRNTVESIEPGTSGFTVKAALGTYAAPRVVVAAGLATPALTDPIGFKIPLRSERGQLLVTERLQPLLPYPGSGLRQTADGTVMIGATKEDATDRGVTVASATTLALRATRIIPALASAQLVRQWSGFRVMPPDGSPIYAESAAHPGLFAAACHSGVTLAAVHAAIVAPAMLEGRLSTDLAAFSNGRFDVQKCA; encoded by the coding sequence ATGAGGGTGGACGCGGACGTTATCGTTATTGGGGGAGCCGTTGTTGGAGCCGCACTTGCCTATGGATTCGCCAAGCGGGGACAAGAAGTCATCGTCCTTGATGGAGAAGATCAGGACATGCGCGCGGCACGGGCTAATTTTGGTCTTGTTTGGGTTCAGGGAAAGGGATCGAACGCACCCGCTTACCATCAACTGAGCCGTCAAAGTGCGGACCTATGGCCGGCCTTTCTTCGCGAGTTGACCGAAACGATCGGGATGCGGGTCGACTATTCCCGACCTGGCGGCATGATTTATTGCTTGAGCGAGGCTGAATACGAAGCTCGCGAGGCGCTCAATAAGCGGACGCACAACTACGTGCCGCGGAACGACACGCGAATGGTCGATCGCCGCGAGCTCGAACGAATGATGCCGGCTGTCGGCTTCGGTCCGGAGGTTGTCGGCGCCAGTTATTGTGAGGCCGATGGTCACGTAAACCCATTGCAGCTTCTGGCCGCCCTCCAGCGCGGCATAGTCGCCGCAGGTGGAAAGATCCTTTTTCGCAACACCGTGGAATCGATCGAGCCCGGAACGAGTGGATTTACCGTGAAAGCGGCTCTTGGCACCTATGCCGCGCCGCGCGTTGTGGTTGCCGCAGGTCTCGCGACGCCTGCCCTGACCGATCCTATCGGCTTCAAAATCCCGCTGCGCTCCGAGCGCGGTCAGCTTCTCGTCACCGAACGGCTTCAGCCACTCCTGCCTTATCCCGGCAGTGGCTTGCGACAGACGGCCGACGGTACCGTCATGATCGGCGCGACAAAGGAAGACGCCACCGATCGGGGGGTAACCGTTGCATCGGCGACGACGCTCGCCCTTCGGGCAACACGGATTATTCCGGCACTGGCGTCGGCGCAGCTGGTCCGTCAATGGAGCGGCTTTCGAGTCATGCCTCCCGATGGTTCTCCGATCTACGCCGAATCCGCAGCCCATCCCGGTCTCTTTGCTGCCGCCTGCCACTCAGGGGTGACGCTTGCGGCGGTTCACGCTGCGATCGTCGCTCCAGCAATGCTTGAAGGAAGGCTGTCGACCGACCTGGCCGCTTTTTCAAATGGAAGATTCGATGTTCAAAAGTGTGCGTGA
- a CDS encoding LysR substrate-binding domain-containing protein, whose protein sequence is MRDPSLRQLEALMAVVESGTVSRAAEVLRISQPAASKLIQDLEADTGLQLFERESGRLVPTGRGMRLYEEVERIFGGVHQLARAVDAIRREEHGHLLIGTMPALSGPFITRVVAGFKERHRDVFVSIEARSSQFLTEAVLLRRVDLALVISGLEHSSVQVDRVKCPPAVVALPLGHRLSDLSDLSPIDLKDEPFIAFAPTGTMRSKVDAAFERFGLRPNIAIEATTAPNVAELVAAGLGVTVADPLALEHVAGRITSRPFTPVIDFDYVLIRPIRARKSDLVADFAAEVHAAAKTPKLTA, encoded by the coding sequence ATGAGGGATCCAAGCCTGAGGCAACTTGAGGCACTCATGGCTGTCGTCGAAAGTGGCACCGTCAGCCGCGCTGCTGAGGTCCTAAGAATCTCGCAGCCAGCAGCAAGCAAGCTCATCCAGGATCTGGAAGCAGATACTGGGCTGCAGCTGTTCGAGCGCGAGAGTGGCCGACTGGTGCCGACCGGGCGCGGAATGCGTCTGTATGAAGAGGTCGAGCGCATTTTCGGCGGCGTGCACCAATTGGCTCGCGCCGTGGATGCAATCCGGCGCGAGGAGCATGGCCACCTGCTGATCGGCACTATGCCGGCATTGTCGGGCCCATTCATCACCCGCGTGGTTGCGGGATTCAAAGAGCGGCATCGGGATGTTTTTGTTTCCATCGAAGCTCGCAGCTCCCAGTTTCTGACGGAAGCCGTCCTGCTTCGTCGTGTCGATTTGGCTCTCGTCATCAGCGGCCTGGAACATTCGTCCGTTCAGGTCGACCGCGTAAAATGTCCGCCGGCCGTGGTGGCGCTCCCTCTGGGACACAGGCTTTCCGATCTGTCAGACCTGTCTCCGATCGATCTCAAGGATGAACCCTTCATCGCATTCGCGCCGACGGGAACGATGCGCAGCAAGGTCGATGCCGCCTTTGAAAGGTTCGGCCTGAGGCCAAACATCGCCATCGAGGCAACGACCGCCCCGAATGTCGCCGAGCTGGTTGCGGCCGGATTGGGCGTGACCGTAGCCGACCCTTTGGCCCTAGAGCACGTTGCCGGTCGGATCACATCAAGGCCGTTTACGCCGGTCATCGACTTCGACTACGTGCTGATCCGTCCGATCCGTGCGAGAAAGAGCGATCTGGTCGCTGATTTCGCGGCAGAAGTACATGCCGCAGCAAAGACGCCAAAACTCACAGCATAG
- a CDS encoding ABC transporter substrate-binding protein, whose translation MADKIGKSMFAVLAASALLGLASTGTVDAASLRVGVSAADIATLDPARASNTQDMTIVSWVFNGLVRFVPGSADPTKIEPDLAESWTSSDDGLVWTFKLRKDVKFHRDYGSLTADDVVFSLQRAKNPETSSYSSDYAAFKSIEAIDPLTVRIMLSEPVAGFLGLVANYHGGNIVSKKAIEALGAKFKANPIGTGPFMFDKAVTQQSVYLKAFPGYFRGAPKINDIRVDLIPSDSSRELAFRSGELDLIFGKREQRWVDQAKAWDNVAVDIFAPGEYRTVFIIMARKPLDNVKVREAIAHAIDVDQIVQFVGAGVAVKGCSVVPNDYLGEDCNWSYNYDPEASKKLLAEAGFKNGLTLSAVVSSNSAQQPIMEVIQAQLAEAGINLQMQIVDHPTYHEQIRKDLSDVVFYGAARYPVADSYLSQFYHSDASIGKPTAVTNFAHCDAGDADITAARKATTDEERLKLWSAAQKKIYDQVCGVPLFSLMQVWVHSKSLNYGYELKGSLNLAPPITEQTTINR comes from the coding sequence TTGGCCGACAAGATTGGGAAAAGCATGTTTGCTGTATTGGCAGCTTCGGCGCTTTTGGGTCTCGCATCGACGGGAACAGTTGACGCGGCATCGCTCCGGGTGGGGGTAAGCGCCGCTGACATCGCAACGCTCGATCCTGCGAGGGCGAGCAACACCCAGGACATGACGATCGTATCCTGGGTTTTCAACGGCCTCGTCCGCTTCGTTCCCGGCAGCGCCGACCCGACCAAGATCGAACCCGATCTGGCGGAGAGCTGGACAAGCTCCGATGACGGCCTGGTCTGGACGTTCAAGCTTCGCAAGGATGTCAAATTCCACCGCGACTACGGTTCGTTGACAGCTGACGATGTCGTCTTCTCCTTGCAGCGTGCGAAGAACCCCGAAACCTCGTCCTACTCGAGCGACTATGCCGCCTTCAAATCAATCGAGGCGATTGATCCGTTGACCGTGCGCATCATGCTGAGCGAGCCCGTTGCTGGCTTCCTGGGCCTCGTCGCCAACTACCATGGCGGAAACATTGTCAGCAAAAAAGCCATCGAAGCGCTCGGCGCCAAATTCAAGGCAAACCCGATCGGGACGGGCCCGTTCATGTTCGACAAGGCTGTTACGCAGCAGTCGGTCTATCTCAAAGCATTCCCTGGCTATTTCCGGGGTGCCCCAAAAATCAACGACATCAGGGTCGATCTCATTCCCTCGGATTCAAGCCGTGAACTTGCCTTCAGATCAGGCGAGCTCGACCTGATTTTCGGTAAGCGCGAACAGCGCTGGGTCGATCAGGCGAAAGCCTGGGACAATGTCGCGGTCGATATTTTCGCCCCAGGCGAATATCGCACCGTCTTCATAATCATGGCCCGCAAGCCTTTGGATAACGTCAAGGTCCGTGAAGCGATCGCTCACGCGATTGATGTAGACCAGATCGTCCAGTTCGTCGGCGCAGGGGTGGCCGTGAAGGGCTGCTCGGTCGTGCCGAACGACTATCTCGGCGAAGACTGCAACTGGAGCTACAATTACGATCCTGAAGCTTCGAAAAAGCTGCTGGCGGAGGCCGGCTTCAAGAACGGTTTAACCTTGTCGGCGGTCGTCTCATCCAACTCCGCTCAGCAGCCTATCATGGAGGTCATTCAGGCCCAGTTGGCAGAAGCGGGGATCAACCTGCAAATGCAGATCGTTGATCATCCGACCTATCACGAACAAATCCGCAAGGATCTGAGCGATGTGGTCTTTTACGGCGCCGCCCGTTACCCCGTCGCAGACAGCTATCTGAGCCAATTTTACCACTCGGATGCGTCGATCGGAAAGCCCACTGCGGTGACGAACTTCGCACATTGCGACGCCGGCGATGCCGATATCACGGCCGCGCGAAAAGCCACGACGGACGAAGAACGTTTGAAACTTTGGTCCGCCGCTCAGAAGAAAATCTACGACCAGGTGTGCGGCGTGCCTCTGTTCAGCCTGATGCAGGTCTGGGTCCATAGCAAAAGTCTAAACTACGGTTACGAACTCAAGGGCTCCTTGAACCTGGCACCCCCAATTACCGAGCAAACAACGATCAACCGCTGA
- a CDS encoding IS5 family transposase yields the protein MWTDITRAQFAREELRLPSDLTDAEWVVLERLLPVRAKRGRRPKWSYRDIVEAVLYLLRGGLPWRMLPPTLFPPMTTVQYYFYQWRDSGLWQSINHALLMLAREAIGREASPTAGVIDSQSVKTTEGGGPRGYDAGKKIKGRKRHIVTDTQGLLVGAIVHAADVQDRDGAPDVLCSIRYRFPWLRHIFADGGYAGGKLKAVLGKIGRWTVEIIKRSDAAQGFEVLPRRWVVERTFAWLGRNRRLAKDFERTIESATAWLFLASVQLMTRRIAAIKTAMQF from the coding sequence ATGTGGACTGATATCACTCGGGCACAGTTTGCCCGAGAGGAGCTGCGTTTGCCAAGCGACTTGACGGATGCGGAATGGGTCGTGCTGGAGAGGTTGCTTCCTGTGCGGGCCAAGCGCGGGCGGCGCCCGAAATGGAGCTATCGGGACATCGTCGAGGCAGTGCTCTATCTGCTGCGCGGCGGGTTGCCGTGGCGCATGCTGCCGCCCACTCTGTTTCCACCAATGACCACGGTGCAGTACTATTTCTACCAATGGCGGGACAGCGGATTGTGGCAATCGATCAACCACGCACTCCTGATGCTGGCGCGCGAGGCGATCGGCCGGGAGGCCTCGCCGACGGCTGGTGTGATCGACAGCCAATCGGTCAAGACCACCGAAGGTGGCGGCCCTCGCGGCTACGACGCGGGGAAGAAGATCAAGGGTCGAAAGCGCCACATCGTCACCGACACCCAAGGGCTCCTGGTCGGCGCGATCGTTCACGCTGCCGACGTCCAGGATCGCGATGGCGCGCCAGATGTCCTGTGCAGCATTCGCTACCGCTTCCCCTGGCTGCGCCATATCTTCGCCGATGGCGGCTATGCCGGCGGAAAGCTCAAGGCGGTGCTGGGAAAGATCGGCCGGTGGACTGTCGAGATCATCAAGCGCTCCGATGCCGCACAGGGCTTCGAGGTGCTTCCGCGCCGCTGGGTGGTCGAACGAACCTTCGCCTGGCTCGGCCGCAACCGCAGATTGGCCAAGGACTTCGAGCGAACCATCGAAAGCGCAACTGCCTGGCTCTTCCTCGCCTCCGTCCAACTCATGACAAGGCGCATCGCAGCCATAAAAACAGCAATGCAATTTTGA
- a CDS encoding SDR family oxidoreductase, whose protein sequence is MEESKSSSMNSAVHIGCAKGRNRRRNMGKLGGKVAVITGGSDGMGLATAKLFAREGAKVIITGRDQARLDAAAPSIGNGADAIGCDISKMADIEALRAFVERKHGRVDIIFANAGAARPNMFEYMSEEDS, encoded by the coding sequence ATGGAGGAAAGCAAATCAAGCTCCATGAATAGTGCGGTTCACATCGGGTGCGCCAAAGGACGAAATAGGAGGCGAAATATGGGTAAACTAGGTGGTAAGGTTGCTGTCATCACCGGCGGCAGCGACGGAATGGGACTGGCGACAGCCAAGCTGTTCGCACGCGAGGGCGCGAAGGTCATCATCACCGGGCGCGATCAGGCGAGGCTCGATGCCGCGGCGCCGAGCATCGGAAATGGCGCCGACGCGATCGGCTGCGATATTTCGAAGATGGCGGACATTGAAGCACTGCGTGCGTTTGTCGAGAGAAAGCACGGCCGTGTCGACATCATCTTCGCGAACGCCGGTGCGGCGCGACCGAACATGTTTGAATACATGTCGGAGGAAGATTCTTGA